In candidate division WOR-3 bacterium, the genomic window TAAATATCTTTTATTAATTTTAAAACTTTTTGAGGATTCATGTGATTTTCAATATCAATGGGTACAGAGCATTCTGTTATTAAAATATCAACTTTTTTCATAATATCCCTATAGGTTTCATCATAATCAGTATCACCAGTATAAGCAATTCTTTTACCCTTTACATTTAAAATATAACCAATACTTTCATTTCTGTGTTTTGTTTTGAAAGTTTCTATTTTTATGTTTTTAAATTTAACTTCTTTTCCAGGTTTTAACTCCTCAATTTTTAATTTATAGCTTTTGGGTTCAAGTTGTTTTTCAAATAATTTAAAAATATCTTCCATTAATCCTTTAAGTCCAGATGGTCCAAAAATAAAAAATTCTTTTTTTCTTGGGTCTGCTTCGTACCTGAAGGCAAATAAAAGAGGAATAATACCTATAATGTGGTCTATATGAAAATGGGTGAGGAAAATTGCATCTATATCATTTATCCTTATATTTTTTCTTATGAGATTTTTCATTATTCCTTCACCAAAATCAAAAATAATTTTTGTATTTTTATATTCAACAAATAAAGAACTTGGAGAGTTATTTTTTTCTGGAATACCCGTTCCAGTTCCAAGAAATATTATTCTCATTTATTTATGATACTTGAATACCTTATTATTTTTAAACTATGAATAAAATAGTTGATTTAAGAAGCGATACTGTTACAAAGCCAACCCCTGAAATGTATGAGGCAATTAAGAATGCTCCACTTGGAGATGATGTTTTATCAGATGACCCAACAGTTAAGGAACTTGAAAAACTTGCAGCAGAAAAAACAGGTTTTGAATCCGCCCTTTTTGTTCCTTCAGGCACAATGGGAAATGCTATAGCCTGTAAGGTATGGACAAAGGAAGGAAGTGAGGTAATATTAGAGGAAATGTGCCATATATATAATTTTGAGGTAGCTCATCTTGCAGAAATTTCAAGAGTTCTTCCAAGACCTTTAAAAAGCATAAGAGGTTATATTGACCCTGATGATATTGAAAGAAACATAAAAAAGGAAGGATTGCATACACCCGGAACTTCCCTTATCTGTCTTGAAAATACCCATAACTACTGGGGTGGAAAGGTTTTGACCCCTGAGTATTTAAAAGAAGTAAAGGAAATTGCTGAAAATTATGGAATTCCTGTTCACCTCGATGGTGCAAGAATCTTTAATGCGGCAGTTTTTTTAAAAAGGGATGTTAAGGAATTTACGAAATATGTTGATTCCCTTATGTTTTGTCTCTCAAAAGGTCTTTCCTGCCCGATTGGTTCAGTTTTATGTGGAAATAAAGAATTTATTGAAAAGGCAAGAAGGGTTAGAAAACTTTTAGGTGGTGGAATGAGGCAGGTTGGAATAATTGCTGCTTGTGGAATAGTTGCCTTAAATAAAATGATAGATAGACTTGATGAAGACCATAAAAATGCAAAAAAGCTTGCTGAAGGTCTTGCAGAAATATCCTGGATAAATATAAATCCAGAAGATGTTGAGACCAATATTGTTATTGTTCATACAGAAAGAAATGAGGAAGAAATATGTAAAAGAATGAGAGAAAAAGGTGTTTTAGCGCTTCCCTTTGGTAAAAACAGAATAAGATTTGTGACTCACAAGGATGTTTCTTTTTCTGATATTGAGTATGCCCTTTCAGTTATAAGGAGTATTTGATATGTGTGGAATAATAGGTTATTTAGAAAAAAGAGAGAGAAAGGATTTAGGTGAAGTTGCTTATATTTCCCTTGAAATGCTTCAGCACAGAGGTCAGGATGCAGCAGGTATATATACTTTTGAAGGGAATTTAATAAAGGGGCAAGGTTCAGTTGACCAAGTTTTTAGGAGGGAAGTTATAAAGAGTATAGAGGGAAGGGGTTTTATAGGGCAGACAAGGTATCCAACTACAAAAACAAAAGAAGAAGCTCAGCCAATTGAATATGAATCCCTTGCTATGGTTCATAATGGCCATATTTATAATGTTCCTGAAATTATTGAAAAATTTGGAACCCCAGGTTTTGAATCAGGAATAGATATTATTGCTTTTTTTTCAATATTTAAAAAGGAAAAAGATATTTTAAAATTTTCAGAAAGCTCTTTAAAAAATTTAAAGGGTGGTTATTCTCTTCTTGGAATTTTTAAAGATAAATATTTATTTGCCTTAAGGGACCCCTACGGCATAAGACCACTTTTTTATTCCTATGATGAAAATAGAATAGCTATTACTTCTGAGACAATTGTTCTTGAAAAACTTGGATTTAATGAATTTTTTGAACTTGAAAGGGGGAATCTTTTATTGATTGATAAAGATTTAAATATAAAAAAATATGAACTTATTGAAAAAGAAAATAAATTCTGTTCCTTTGAGATTGTTTATTTTTCAAGAACAACCTCAAAATATAAAGGTAAACAGATTTTTGAATACAGGGAAGAACTTGGAAAGGTTTTATGTGATTTATTTCTTGAATCTCACAAGAATTTTGATTTTAAGGATACAATAATTTCTCCTGTTCCTGAAACATCAAGGGCAGCAGCTGAGGGATTTTTTAAAAGATTGAAAGAAAAGGGTATAGAAATTCCCCTTGTGGATGTTCTTGAAAAACATAGATACGGGGGAAGGAATTTTATAAAACCTTCTGAGGAAATAAGAAGAAGAGAGGTCTTCTATACCTTAACACCAATTGAAAAAAATGTTAGAAATAAAAAGATTATTTTGATTGATGATAGCATTGTTAGGGGAACAACATCCAGTAAGATGGTTAAATTATTGAGGGAAAAGGGAGCAAAAGAAATTCACCTTGCCATTACATTTCCACCCATAAGATATTCCTGTTTTTATGGAATTGATACTCCTACAAGAGAAGAACTGATCGCTTCCTTTAAGAGTGTAGAAGAAGTAGGTAGGGAAATAGGTGTAGATACTTTAACATATATGACACTTGAAGGTTTAAAAAAAGTTCTTGGTAACGAGATATGCTTTGCATGTCACGATGGTTCCTATGTTAATCTCTGAATGAAGCTTGTAATTGCGATACCCTCAAGATATTCTTCAAAAAGGTTTCCTGGAAAACCTCTTGCACTTATAAAAGGAAAACCGATGATTGAATGGGTTTATGAAAAAGCAAAAAAGGTAAAAGAAATTCTTAAAAATTCTTTTGACTTTATTGAGATAATTATAGCAACTGATGATGAAAGGATACAAAAAGTTTGTGAAAAATTCAATGCAAAAGTTATTATGACAGATTCTTCAATTCCTTCAGGAACAGATAGAATATATCATGCAACAAAGAATATGGATTATGATTATATAATGAATTTACAGGGAGATGAACCTACAATTTATGAAAAGGACCTTGTAAGGTTGATAGAAAAGGCGGTAAAAAATAATTATCCTTCAGCAACACTTATTTATAAAACAAATGAAAGTATTGAAAGCCCTGATACAGTTAAAGTTGTAATTGATAGGGAAGGTAAGGCACTTTATTTTTCAAGGTCAAAAATTCCTTATGGAAGGGATTTTAAACCTCCCTTTTATTTAAAGCATATAGGAGTTTATATTTACAGGAAGGATATATTAGAAAAATTTGTTAATTTAAAGGAAAGTTATCTTGAAAGTATAGAGAAGCTTGAGCAGCTAAGGTTACTTGAAAATGGAATTCCCATTTATTGCATTTTTGCAGAAAGAGATACTGTGCCAGTTGATAGAATGGAAGATATAGAAGAGGCTGAAAGATTATTATGAGATGTGAGATATGTAAAAAAAATTTTGATTACATTCCTTTAATTTTAAGAATATGTAAAAAATGTTTAATTATTAATTTTGAAAATGTAAAGGATAAATTAATTTCTATTCATAAAAAATCAAGGGAAAAATATGAACTTTCTTTTCCTGATAAAAAGGTAGGTATCAAGTGCTTTTTATGTGCGAGGGAATGTATTCTGGGTGAGGGGGAGAAGGGATTCTGTGGTTTGAGAATGGTTAAGAATAAAAAAATTTTGAATTTCTGTAAACATGATGAAGGTTTTTTTAAATTTTATTATGACCCGCTTCCTACAAACTGTGTTGCTGACTT contains:
- a CDS encoding ribonuclease Z, which gives rise to MRIIFLGTGTGIPEKNNSPSSLFVEYKNTKIIFDFGEGIMKNLIRKNIRINDIDAIFLTHFHIDHIIGIIPLLFAFRYEADPRKKEFFIFGPSGLKGLMEDIFKLFEKQLEPKSYKLKIEELKPGKEVKFKNIKIETFKTKHRNESIGYILNVKGKRIAYTGDTDYDETYRDIMKKVDILITECSVPIDIENHMNPQKVLKLIKDIYPHETYLIHLYPVMDRKKLKKYFHNKIDKKVIIPPLFHEIKI
- a CDS encoding GntG family PLP-dependent aldolase translates to MNKIVDLRSDTVTKPTPEMYEAIKNAPLGDDVLSDDPTVKELEKLAAEKTGFESALFVPSGTMGNAIACKVWTKEGSEVILEEMCHIYNFEVAHLAEISRVLPRPLKSIRGYIDPDDIERNIKKEGLHTPGTSLICLENTHNYWGGKVLTPEYLKEVKEIAENYGIPVHLDGARIFNAAVFLKRDVKEFTKYVDSLMFCLSKGLSCPIGSVLCGNKEFIEKARRVRKLLGGGMRQVGIIAACGIVALNKMIDRLDEDHKNAKKLAEGLAEISWININPEDVETNIVIVHTERNEEEICKRMREKGVLALPFGKNRIRFVTHKDVSFSDIEYALSVIRSI
- a CDS encoding amidophosphoribosyltransferase gives rise to the protein MCGIIGYLEKRERKDLGEVAYISLEMLQHRGQDAAGIYTFEGNLIKGQGSVDQVFRREVIKSIEGRGFIGQTRYPTTKTKEEAQPIEYESLAMVHNGHIYNVPEIIEKFGTPGFESGIDIIAFFSIFKKEKDILKFSESSLKNLKGGYSLLGIFKDKYLFALRDPYGIRPLFYSYDENRIAITSETIVLEKLGFNEFFELERGNLLLIDKDLNIKKYELIEKENKFCSFEIVYFSRTTSKYKGKQIFEYREELGKVLCDLFLESHKNFDFKDTIISPVPETSRAAAEGFFKRLKEKGIEIPLVDVLEKHRYGGRNFIKPSEEIRRREVFYTLTPIEKNVRNKKIILIDDSIVRGTTSSKMVKLLREKGAKEIHLAITFPPIRYSCFYGIDTPTREELIASFKSVEEVGREIGVDTLTYMTLEGLKKVLGNEICFACHDGSYVNL
- the kdsB gene encoding 3-deoxy-manno-octulosonate cytidylyltransferase; amino-acid sequence: MKLVIAIPSRYSSKRFPGKPLALIKGKPMIEWVYEKAKKVKEILKNSFDFIEIIIATDDERIQKVCEKFNAKVIMTDSSIPSGTDRIYHATKNMDYDYIMNLQGDEPTIYEKDLVRLIEKAVKNNYPSATLIYKTNESIESPDTVKVVIDREGKALYFSRSKIPYGRDFKPPFYLKHIGVYIYRKDILEKFVNLKESYLESIEKLEQLRLLENGIPIYCIFAERDTVPVDRMEDIEEAERLL